The following nucleotide sequence is from bacterium.
TGCTGTCGAGGCAGTCGTCGAGCCGCAGCAGCGCCGGGGCCGCGGGCGTGCCCGCCGCCGCGCGCGACAGCAGGCCCGCCGGTCCGCAGACGACGTCCGTCAACCCGTCCCAGCCGCGCTCCGCGAAGCCGGTCAGCGGCACGACCGGCACGACCAGCGACGTGCGCGCGGGCAGGACCGGGTCCGCCGTCGCGGCGGCCGCCAGCACCACGCTGCCTGGCTGCTCCCCGGCCAGGTCGTCGACGGCCGCCGCATCAGGACCGCCGTCGCCGAGCCCGCAGCACCGGCACGCCACGCCCTCGGCGGCGAGCGCCGCGGCGGCGGCATCGCGCAGCCGCAGCGCGTCTTCGTGGCCGTACCAGACCACGACGTGGCCGCCGTCGCGCGGCAGGAAGGCGTGCCAGGGCACGAGGAACTCAAAGCCCATCGCGACCGCCTCCCGGGGCGGCGACCAGTTGCGCGTACCACGCCGCCAGCGACGCGACCATCCGGTCGCGGTGGTAGAGGGCGTCGACCCGCCGCCGACCCGCCTCCCCCCGGCGCGCGGCCTCGGCGGGGTCGGCCAGCAGCTCGGCCAGCGCCGAGGCGAGCGCCGCCGGATCTCCCGGCGTCACGAGCCAGCCCGTCTCGCCGTGCACCGTCACTTCGGCGACGCCGGTCGGCAGGCGCGTGGCAACCACGGGCAGGCCGGCGGACATCGCCTCGAGCTGGACCAGGCCGAAGGTCTCGGCCCGCATCAGGCTCGGCAGCACGAGCGCCGCGGCGCCGCCCATCAGCGGCCGCAGCGCCGCGTCGTCCAGGGCGCCCCGCAGGCGGACCCGCCCCGCGAGATCGGGGCGGGCCGCGCGGCGCGACAGCGCGGCGCGCAGCGGGCCGTCGCCCACGATGTCCAGCTCCGCGCCGGGCAGGCGCGCCACCGCTTCGAGCAGCACCTCGACGCCCTTGTAGTAGACCAGCCGGCCGACGAAGAGCAGGGGGCCGCGCCCGGGGTGCGACGACGCGCGCCACGGGACGGGGTCGATGCCGAAGGGGATGACCGCCGTGCGCGGGGCGTGCGGCGCCAGCAGCGGCGACTGCTCGCGCAGGCTCGCCGTCGAGACCGCGACGCCGTCGCAGCGATCCAGCAGGCGGCGGACCAGCGGGCGCAGCAGGACGCCGCCCAGCCTCTGGCGCGTGATGTCGGCGTGGTACCACACGGTCAGCCGGGACCCGCCGAGCTCGCGCCCGAGCAGCAGCAGCGCCGCAGCGGCCAGGGGGTTGGGCCAGTGGAGGGTGACGACGTCGGGGCGGCGCCGCAGCAGGCGCCGCAGCTCGACCGCCAGGTCCGGCATGAGCGGCTGCGAGGCCAGGGTCGCGGCCACGCCGCAGCGCACCAGCTCGCCGCCCGACCCCGGCGCCAGGGCGGCGCGGGCCGTGGCGCGATCCGCGGACGCCACCAGCACGTCGACCGCCTCGCCGCGGGCGAGCAGGCCCTCGGTGATCGCGGCCAGGACCGTCTCCATCCCGCCCTTGGCGGGCGGGTAGTACTTGCCGATCTGGAGGATGCGCATGGTCCGCCTACAGTAGCCGATGGCGGCGGGCCGGCCAGCACAAAAAGACGAGGGCGGCCCCCGGGGGACCGCCCTCGCGTCGCGCGGTGCGTGACGGACTACATCATGTCCATCCCGCCCATGCCGCCCATGCCGCCGCCGCCGCCGGACATCGGCTTGTCCTTCTCCGGCTCGTCGGTGACGCAGGCCTCGGTGGTCAGCAGCAGCGCCGCGATCGAGGCGGCGTTCTGCAGGGCCGAGCGGGTCACCTTGACCGGGTCGATGATGCCGGCCTCGAACATGTCCTCGTAGATCATCTTCGCGGCGTTGAAGCCGACGGTCGCCTTCTTCTCGGCGCGCAGGTGCGCGACGACCAGCGAGCCCTCGACGCCGGCGTTCTCGGCGATCATGCGCACCGGCTCCTCGACCGCCCGGGCCACGATGTCGCGGCCGACGGCGGCCTCGCCCTCGAGCTTCAGGTCGGTGATGGCCTTGGCCGCGCGCAGCAGCGCCACGCCGCCGCCGGCGACGATGCCCTCCTCGACCGCCGCGCGGGTGGCCGACAGGGCGTCCTCGACGCGGTGCTTCTTCTCCTTCATCTCGGACTCGGTCATCGCGCCGACGCGGATGACCGCGACGCCGCCGGCCAGCTTGGCCAGCCGCTCCTGCAGCTTCTCGCGGTCGTAGTCGCTGGTGGTGTCCTCGATCTGGGTGCGGATCTGCTGGATGCGGGCCTTGACGTCGGCCGACTTGCCCTTGCCGCCCACGATCGTGGTGTTGTCCTTGTCGATGGTGACCTTCGAGCAGCGGCCGAGGTCGGCGGTCGTGGTGTTCTCCAGCTTCAGGCCGGCGTCCTCGCACATGACGCGGCCGCCGGTCAGCACGGCCAGGTCCTCGAGCATCGCCTTGCGGCGGTCGCCGAAGCCGGGCGCCTTGACCGCGGCGACCTGCAGGGTCCCGCGCAGCTTGTTGACGACCAGCGTGGCCAGGGCCTCGCCGTCGATGTCCTCGGAGACGATCAGCAGCGGGCGGCCCATCTGCGCGACCTTCTCGAGGATCGGCAGGATGTCCTTCATCGTGCTGATCTTCTTGTCGTGGACCAGCAGGACGGGCTCGTCCAGCTCGACCTTCATCGTCTCGGGGTTGGTGATGAAGTACGGGCTGAGGTAGCCGCGGTCGAACTGCATGCCCTCGACGACGTCCAGCTCCATCTCGGTGCCCTTGGCGTCCTCGACGGTGATGACACCGTCCTTGCCGACCTTCTCCATCGCCTCGGCGATGATCTTGCCGATCGACTCGTCGTTGTTCGCCGAGATCGAGGCGACCGAGGCGATGGTGGCGCTGTCGCGCACGACCTTCGACTGCTTCTTCAGCGAATCGACGGCGGCGGCGGTGGCGGCCTCGATGCCCTTCTTCATGTACATCGGGTTGGCGCCGGCGGCGAGGTTCTTCATGCCCTCGCGGATGATGACCTGGGCCAGCAGGGTCGCGGTGGTGGTGCCGTCGCCGGCCACGTCGTTGGTCTTGCTGGCGACTTCCTTCAGCATCTGGGCGCCCATGTTCTCGAAGGGATCGGGCAGCTCGATCTCCTTGGCGATGGTCACGCCGTCGTTGGTGACGATGGGCGAGCCGTATTTCTTGTCGAGGATCACGTTGCGGCCGCGGGGGCCGAGGGTGATCTTCACGGTGTTGGCGAGCTGGTCGACGCCCCTCTTCAGCTTGTCGCGCGCATCGGCGTCGAACTTGATCATCTTGGCCATGTCGAAATCTCCTTTGCGGTCGTCCGTATGCCTAGAGGATGGCGAGGACGTCGCCCTCGCGCAGGATCAGGTAGTCTTTGTCGCCGACGGTGACTTCGGTGCCCGAGTACTTGCCGTACAGCACGACGTCGCCCTTCTTGACCTCGGGGGCCACGCGCTTGCCGTCCTCGGCGACGCGGCCCGGACCCACGGCCACGATCTTGCCCCGCTGGGGCTTCTCCTTGGCCGTGTCGGGGATGATGATGCCGCCCTTCATCGTCTCGGCCTCCATCGGCTCGACGATGACGCGATCCGCAAGGGGCTTGATGCTGAGAGCCATCTTCTCCGCCTCCTTCTGCCTTTGGGGAACAGGGCCGCCTGTTAGCACTCTCGGCCCGTGATTGCCAGGGCGGGAATATAGCACTCCCTCGAGGCCCTGCAACTCCGATTCCCGGCATCTGCCATTCGTCCCGCCAGAGACATGACATCATGTCACATGTGCTCCCGCGCCGGGCCGCCGCGCAAGCGGCGAGGGTGAGGACGAGCGCCGGGAACACGCGGACGTGCAGGGGTTTGGCAGCCAAGATCGCGAGCGGACCCGAAACGCGCTTGCACTCGGCGCAGGGTCCGTTACCCTGGAGCCGACCGATCACCGACCCCGATGGGAGCCTGCATGCCCGACCGGATCCGATTGCGCGACCTGCTGCCGCCCTGCGTCCTGGGCGAGCCCAACGGCCTCGCCGCCGCGGGGGACGACCTCCTGCACGCCGATCCCGCCCGCGCCCTCGGCGCGGCCCACGACGTCGCCGCCCGGCTCAACGAAACCCGGCGGGCCGCCGGCGGCCCCTGGATCCACGCCGGCCAGATCCAGGCGCTGGTGCTGCTGACGGCCGCGGCGGCGGTCCTGCTGCGCCGCTTCGCCGCCGACCGGGATCCCGGCCTGTGGCGGGCGGCCCGCCGCTGGCTCGAGGACGACCTGGGCCGCGACACCGTGGCCGCGCTGAGGCAGGCGCTGGACACGCGCGCGCGGCCTCCCGCCGCGGGGGGCCCCGATTTGCCAGACTTGCCCGCCGGGGTCGACGCCGACGCCGACTGGCTGCTGCCCCTGCTGCTGCTGGGCCTCGCCGGCGGGAACCGCGCCCTCGACCCGGTGCGCGACCTGATCGACGACGCGCCCCTGCGCGCCCGGCCGGGCTACGCGCGGGCCTGGCCCAGCTTGCTGGCCTACCTCGGCCGACTGCCGGCCTTCGACGCGCACGTCGACAGCCTGGCCGAGCTGCTCGTGCTGCCGCAGCGACTGGCGCCGGACGACCTGCTGGCCCAGCTGTTGCGCGCCCACGAGGCGTGGTCGCCCTGGCTGGGCGACGGGGCCCCTCCCCTGCTGCTGGCCGCGGGCGTGCTGCACGAGGAGCGCCGTGCCCGCTTCGAGGGCGCCGGCGCCGCGCCCGAGATCAGTTTCGCCGAGACGGCGGCCCCGGTCGCCGGCGCGCCGGCCGCGACCCGCGACGAGGAGCACGAGGCCGTCCGCTACAGCCACGACCGCGAGTGGATGCCGAGCCTGGTCCTGCTCGCCAAGAACACGCACGTCTGGCTCCACCAGCTGGCGCGCCGCTACGGCCGGCCCGTCGCCCGCCTCGACCAGGTGCCCGACGAGGAGCTGGACGAGATCGCGTCGCGCGGCGTCACCGGGCTGTGGCTGATCGGCATCTGGCAGCGCAGCCGGGCCTCGCGCACCATCAAGCAGCGTCGCGGCAACCCCGAGGCCCTCGCGAGCGCCTACGCGCTGGACGAGTACCGCGTGGCCGACGACCTCGGCGGCGAGGAGGCGCTGGCCGACCTGCGGCGCCGCGCCGAGGCGCGCGGCGTGCGCCTCGCCGGCGA
It contains:
- a CDS encoding glycosyltransferase: MRILQIGKYYPPAKGGMETVLAAITEGLLARGEAVDVLVASADRATARAALAPGSGGELVRCGVAATLASQPLMPDLAVELRRLLRRRPDVVTLHWPNPLAAAALLLLGRELGGSRLTVWYHADITRQRLGGVLLRPLVRRLLDRCDGVAVSTASLREQSPLLAPHAPRTAVIPFGIDPVPWRASSHPGRGPLLFVGRLVYYKGVEVLLEAVARLPGAELDIVGDGPLRAALSRRAARPDLAGRVRLRGALDDAALRPLMGGAAALVLPSLMRAETFGLVQLEAMSAGLPVVATRLPTGVAEVTVHGETGWLVTPGDPAALASALAELLADPAEAARRGEAGRRRVDALYHRDRMVASLAAWYAQLVAAPGGGRDGL
- the groL gene encoding chaperonin GroEL (60 kDa chaperone family; promotes refolding of misfolded polypeptides especially under stressful conditions; forms two stacked rings of heptamers to form a barrel-shaped 14mer; ends can be capped by GroES; misfolded proteins enter the barrel where they are refolded when GroES binds), which produces MAKMIKFDADARDKLKRGVDQLANTVKITLGPRGRNVILDKKYGSPIVTNDGVTIAKEIELPDPFENMGAQMLKEVASKTNDVAGDGTTTATLLAQVIIREGMKNLAAGANPMYMKKGIEAATAAAVDSLKKQSKVVRDSATIASVASISANNDESIGKIIAEAMEKVGKDGVITVEDAKGTEMELDVVEGMQFDRGYLSPYFITNPETMKVELDEPVLLVHDKKISTMKDILPILEKVAQMGRPLLIVSEDIDGEALATLVVNKLRGTLQVAAVKAPGFGDRRKAMLEDLAVLTGGRVMCEDAGLKLENTTTADLGRCSKVTIDKDNTTIVGGKGKSADVKARIQQIRTQIEDTTSDYDREKLQERLAKLAGGVAVIRVGAMTESEMKEKKHRVEDALSATRAAVEEGIVAGGGVALLRAAKAITDLKLEGEAAVGRDIVARAVEEPVRMIAENAGVEGSLVVAHLRAEKKATVGFNAAKMIYEDMFEAGIIDPVKVTRSALQNAASIAALLLTTEACVTDEPEKDKPMSGGGGGMGGMGGMDMM
- the groES gene encoding co-chaperone GroES, which gives rise to MALSIKPLADRVIVEPMEAETMKGGIIIPDTAKEKPQRGKIVAVGPGRVAEDGKRVAPEVKKGDVVLYGKYSGTEVTVGDKDYLILREGDVLAIL